A genomic region of Oncorhynchus mykiss isolate Arlee chromosome 2, USDA_OmykA_1.1, whole genome shotgun sequence contains the following coding sequences:
- the LOC110510828 gene encoding uncharacterized protein LOC110510828 isoform X12, whose protein sequence is MEEGEANGGEGENTNGEDKMALAEEAKPSKRPRIMQCKVTLLDDTLFECELGKHATGSDLFVKVCDHLNLLERDYCGLAVWDTPTSRTWLDASKEIRKQVADYTYEFTFNVKFYPPDPAQLTEDLTRYYLCLQLRKDILSGLLPCSFVTLAMLGSYTAQSELGEYDPEVHGSHYTKELRLAPGQGKELEDKVMELHRTYRSMSPAQADMLFLENAKKLSMYGVDLHQAKDLEGVDITLGVCSGGLMVYKDKLRINRFPWPKVLKISYKRSSFFIKIRPSEQEQYESTIGFKLPNYKASKKLWKASVEHHTFFRVSSVEPPSSRSRFLALGSKFRYSGRTQAQTRQASSMIARPAPRFTRSASKRLSRTIDEAGDDDLQASQLSASPNKTEDDDWFFMLGSDQPQTLFSPARGRETFSVETSTQSWDDGKSVQTVRQAWQETETGQTVSRTVSQTWQGRVSDEQQQGRLEEEKEEDWSVLLGRRLSLPYVPYPMMKPPVKYRSAQVAKVATAKILERLLQPRQEQSDDWVMQLDRSFEFADTPPCYTPVLPLLITPICPSSVSPPVSLEKEETRQERREVIKRLQEGVFLVEKLREVEVLDERLREVKVLEERLQEVDELEERIQEEVEARQEEEGGVEQEEGEVEEEVVEAAEENVEDVDELEEQIKEVFLKGLLPDESGEDEGLKEESMEEAEESEKGWSNVASTSSVVRRVDLRTQNSVTIVKEMRQQEGGMEEETLEQVAVSDEGLKEDEGWLEERKHQALVEGLPEGLEERRGEIRVERRRKKVTIVTQDESLPDELEKKASEKLSEDQIGGHFYKEGQLMVKFNELFAAEKLGLPIVTIQQEWLQEQEKVREEKQEERVEQVKISGEGLIEVKGGLEDRMRQMSEERLREGEQTVVKTKKTVRIVEEMRRTQKTLEEKSSEDILSEERLGDGFYTEGEVLVKFRKDVERVPHRVRQMEKPQEEEEEEEVVEVNMQPSQPEDKDDWVVLLDSLPHKTLYKPPVMPADSALVPVVSTRFSVVLVDTVEQRAPERECIEVEATQQQPERGLVEGRRLWQMQEDDWFMLLDLVDRVPSGVPTTPVSASLQEQVQVYVDETISSMVKVMTAVQREETRVTVVEEMELQEDQSRLEQKLSQREMEDGWFVLLDIVPREPSVIPSVSEECVFVSASVEERIPVYPEESVSSVVELTTVEQREERRVTVMEEERRQEEVILPPQPSREMDDDWFVQLDVVPRETSYKPPVAPAEPTPVSPDVISPVVEVKAEQQKPVVVLVEEMRPQQEREVEEWQRQPERDDDWFTLFADVREEPIIVPPVGFVLLDAVREERAGVPPVSLAVSDRVYPEVVPAKHLTIEPEPRVFVVEAVRLLPEDFALEGKATQPQREQDDDWFLQLDVAPKVAAAPVVVIYSGVKETVEQKPPKTVRIMEETVKMEEGPVVTPKEVDDDWFVLWDRAPSKILTTPKAFHVDREVIELVPRRTVIVVEETRKPHRVVEDRRQPEVELVKTLPPQERGEGDDWFTLFEASRQEPVKMPTVAVVTRPAPVVDVMVTSTEQRTQKRVTIVEERWREERTLQQRLPQRQREVDDDWFVLLDAAPKELVALRERLQVYTDITVVKGPAAQPKPRVVVEEEKRPAQPQRDVDDHWFVLRDKKSVAVVATHKAARPVSAPVFSQAALMEAGIPMAPLDLQQPQTSTPIRLPARQDDRKLQVTVEAVDEGSAEVKSKQTDTEEPVQMRKKRAKRTEGDSIYIRHSLLMLEDFEKPQEDLIRHHTSISELKRNFMASVPESRGPSEWDKRLSTHSPFRSLGINGQPLPDADGSVCITPIREELDTKAALQQDESSNTPPLVQTQTVTITDVSNSLPTDVSTKDVPIVQTQTISYESAEVSVDGTDGGKEATALSSIQSITSESSRETSGTSITTTTTHISKVVKGGASETRVEKRIVITADSEDDQGSDGGATAM, encoded by the exons AAACATGCGACGggctcagatctgtttgtgaagGTGTGTGACCACCTCAACCTGCTGGAGAGAGACTACTGTGGCCTGGCCGTCTGGGATACCCCCACCTCCAGG ACATGGCTGGACGCCTCCAAAGAGATCCGGAAACAGGTGGCAG ATTATACATACGAGTTCACTTTCAACGTGAAGTTCTACCCTCCTGATCCAGCTCAGCTCACAGAAGACCTCACCAG GTACTACCTGTGTCTACAGCTGCGTAAAGACATCCTGAGTGGCCTGCTGCCATGCTCCTTTGTAACTCTGGCCATGCTAGGCTCCTACACGGCCCAGTCTGAGCTGGGGGAGTATGATCCAGAGGTCCACGGCTCTCACTATACCAAGGAGCTGAGGCTGGCCCCGGGACAGGGCAAAGAGCTGGAGGACAAGGTCATGGAGTTGCACCGCACATACAG ATCCATGAGTCCAGCCCAGGCAGACATGTTGTTTCTGGAGAATGCCAAGAAGCTGTCTATGTATGGAGTGGATCTGCACCAAGCCAAG GATCTTGAGGGTGTGGACATCACTCTAGGGGTGTGTTCTGGTGGTCTCATGGTATATAAGGACAAGCTGAGGATCAATCGTTTCCCCTGGCCCAAAGTCCTCAAGATCTCCTACAAGCGAAGCAGCTTCTTCATCAAGATCCGTCCCTCTGAACAAGAACAGTATGAGAGCACAATCGGCTTCAAGCTGCCCAACTACAAGGCCTCCAAGAAGCTGTGGAAGGCCTCAGTGGAACACCATACCTTCTTCAG GGTGTCGTCCGTGGAGCCCCCGTCGTCCCGCTCCCGGTTCCTGGCGCTGGGGTCAAAGTTCAGGTACAGTGGCCGTACCCAGGCCCAGACCCGCCAGGCCAGTTCCATGATCGCCCGGCCCGCCCCTCGCTTCACACGGTCCGCCAGCAAGAGGCTGTCCCGCACCATCGACgaag CTGGAGATGATGATCTCCAAGCCTCGCAGCTCTCTGCTAGTCCAAACAAGACCGAGGATGACGATTGGTTCTTCATGCTGGGATCTGACCAACCCCAGACTTTATTTTCACCAG ccagagggagggagacttTCTCTGTGGAGACTTCTACTCAGAGCTGGGATGATGGCAAGTCTgtccagacagtcagacaggcatGGCAGGAGACTGAGACAGGCCAGACGGTCAGTCGGACTGTCAGTCAGACATGGCAGGGACGAGTGTCTGATGAACAGCAGCaggggagactggaggaggagaaagaggaggattgGTCTGTCCTGCTGGGCAGACGACTCTCCCTTCCCTATGTCCCCTACCCCATGATGAAACCGCCAG TCAAATACCGCTCTGCCCAGGTGGCAAAGGTGGCCACGGCCAAAATTCTGGAGAGGCTGCTACAGCCAAGGCAGGAACAAAGTGATGACTGGGTCATGCAGTTGGACCGCAGCTTTGAGTTTGCAGACACACCTCCAT GCTACACTCCTGTTCTTCCTCTACTGATAACCCCAATCTGCCCCTcctcagtctctcccccagtctccctggagaaggaggagactaggcaggagaggagggaggtgatcAAGAGGCTCCAGGAAGGGGTGTTCCTGGTGGAGAAGCTGAGGGAGGTAGAGGTGCTGGATGAGAGACTGAGGGAGGTGAAGGTTTTGGAAGAACGGCTGCAGGAGGTGgatgagctggaggagaggatacaggaggaggtggaagccaggcaggaggaggagggaggggtagaacaagaggagggggaggtagaggaggaggtggtagaggcaGCGGAAGAGAATGTGGAGGATGTAGATGAGTTGGAGGAGCAGATAAAGGAGGTGTTTCTCAAAGGATTGCTGCCAGATGAGTCAGGGGAAGATGAGGGACTAAAAGAGGAGAGTATGGAAGAGGCAGAGGAATCTGAAAAAGGGTGGTCAAATGTGGCAAGCACCTCCTCTGTGGTACGGAGAGTAGATTTGAGGACCCAGAATAGTGTGACTATAGTGAAAGAGATGAGGCAAcaagaaggagggatggaggaggagacgCTGGAACAGGTGGCGGTTTCAGACGAGGGATTGAAAGAGGATGAAGgatggttagaggagaggaagcaTCAGGCTTTGGTGGAAGGGTTGCCAGAGGGGcttgaggaaaggagaggagagataagagtggaaaggaggaggaagaaggtgaCTATAGTGACACAGGATGAGAGTCTTCCAGATGAACTAGAGAAGAAAGCATCTGAGAAGTTGTCAGAGGACCAGATAGGAGGCCATTTTTATAAAGAGGGACAACTTATGGTGAAATTCAATGAACTATTTGCGGCAGAGAAGTTAGGGTTACCGATAGTTACAATTCAGCAGGAGTGGCTCCAAGAACAGGAAAAGGTCAgggaggagaaacaggaggagagagtggaacAGGTGAAGATTTCAGGCGAGGGATTGATAGAGGTGAAAGGAGGTCTAGAGGATAGGATGCGGCAGATGTCGGAGGAAAGGTTGCGAGAGGGAGAGCAGACTGTGGTGAAAACCAAGAAAACAGTGAGAATAGTGGAAGAAATGAGGAGAACACAGAAGACACTCGAGGAAAAGTCATCAGAGGACATTTTATCAGAGGAAAGGCTGGGAGATGGTTTTTATACAGAGGGGGAAGTTTTGGtgaaattcagaaaggatgtggAGAGGGTTCCACATAGAGTCAGACAAATGGAGAAGccccaagaagaagaagaagaagaagaggtagTGGAAGTGAATATGCAGCCATCCCAGCCAGAAGACAAGGACGATTGGGTTGTGCTGCTGGACAGCCTCCCACACAAGACTCTTTATAAGCCTCCAG TCATGCCAGCCGACTCCGCTCTGGTGCCTGTGGTCTCCACAAGATTCTCTGTGGTGTTAGTAGACACGGTCGAGCAGAGAGCACCAGAGAGGGAATGCATTGAAGTGGAGGCCACACAGCAACAGCCTGAAAGGGGATTGGTGGAAGGACGGAGATTGTGGCAAATGCAGGAAGATGATTGGTTTATGCTCTTGGACCTGGTTGATCGTGTTCCTTCAGGTGTACCAACCACACCAGTTTCAG CTTCTTTGCAAGAGCAAGTTCAGGTGTACGTAGATGAAACCATCTCTTCCATGGTTAAAGTGATGACAGCggtgcagagagaggagaccagggtgactgtagtggaggagatggagttACAGGAAGACCAGAGCCGTCTGGAACAGAAACtgtcacagagagagatggaagatggCTGGTTTGTTTTGCTGGACATTGTTCCCAGAGAACCATCTGTGATTCCGTCAG TATCTGAGGAATGTGTGTTTGTATCAGCTTCTGTGGAAGAGCGTATTCCGGTATACCCTGAGGAAAGCGTCTCCTCTGTGGTTGAGTTGACGAcagtagagcagagagaggagagaagggtgacTGTAATGGAAGAGGAGCGACGTCAAGAAGAAGTTATACTTCCACCACAGCCATCAAGAGAAATGGACGATGACTGGTTTGTGCAACTGGATGTCGTGCCCAGAGAAACATCCTATAAACCACCAG TCGCTCCAGCAGAGCCAACACCGGTTTCTCCAGATGTGATCAGCCCTGTGGTTGAGGTAAAGGCTGAACAGCAGAAGCCAGTGGTGGTTCTGGTGGAGGAGATGAGGCCACAACAGGAACGGGAAGTAGAGGAGTGGCAGCGACAACCAGAGAGAGATGATGATTGGTTTACACTGTTTGCTGATGTCCGTGAGGAGCCGATCATTGTACCACCAGTGGGGTTTGTTCTGTTGGATGCAGTCCGTGAAGAACGTGCTGGGGTTCCACCAG TTTCCCTGGCTGTTAGCGATAGGGTATACCCAGAGGTTGTGCCCGCCAAACATCTGACCATTGAGCCTGAACCAAGAGTGTTTGTGGTGGAAGCAGTCCGATTACTTCCTGAAGACTTTGCCCTGGAGGGTAAGGCAACACAACCGCAGAGAGAGCAGGATGATGATTGGTTTTTGCAGCTGGATGTTGCCCCTAAAGTAGCAG cTGCACCAGTGGTGGTGATTTACTCTGGTGTGAAGGAGACAGTGGAACAGAAACCACCAAAGACCGTGAGGATCATGGAAGAGACTGTTAAGATGGAGGAGGGGCCTGTGGTAACACCTAAAGAAGTGGATGATGATTGGTTTGTGCTCTGGGACCGCGCTCCCTCCAAGATACTGACCACACCCAAGG CGTTCCATGTAGACAGAGAGGTTATAGAGCTGGTACCCCGGAGAACAGTGATTGTGGTGGAGGAAACTAGGAAACCACATAGAGTGGTGGAGGACAGACGTCAACCGGAGGTTGAACTGGTGAAAACACTGCCTCcccaagagagaggggagggtgatgATTGGTTCACGCTCTTTGAAGCCTCTCGCCAAGAGCCTGTGAAAATGCCAACAG tTGCTGTGGTAACTAGACCTGCCCCTGTGGTTGACGTGATGGTGACGAGCACAGAGCAGAGAACCCAGAAAAGGGTGACGAtagtggaggagaggtggagagaggagaggaccctgCAGCAGAGACtgcctcagagacagagagaggtggacgaTGACTGGTTTGTCCTGCTGGATGCTGCCCCTAAAGAATTAG TTGCTCTCCGTGAGCGTCTCCAGGTCTATACTGACATAACTGTGGTCAAAGGTCCAGCCGCTCAGCCCAAACCCAGAGTGGTggttgaggaggagaagagaccagCACAACCCCAGAGAGATGTGGATGACCATTGGTTTGTGTTGCGGGATAAAAAATCGGTTGCAG TGGTGGCCACCCACAAGGCCGCCCGTCCGGTCAGCGCCCCAGTCTTCTCCCAGGCAGCACTGATGGAGGCAGGGATCCCCATGGCCCCCCTGGACCTCCAGCAGCCCCAGACATCCACCCCCATCAGGCTGCCAGCCCGCCAGGACGACAGGAAGCTGCAGGTCACCGTGGAGGCAGTGGACGAGGGCTCAGCCGAGGTCAAG TCTAAGCAGACGGACACTGAGGAGCCGGTTCAAATGAGGAAG AAAAGAGCTAAGAGAACTGAGGGTGACTCAATTTATATCAGACATAGTCTTTTAATGTTGGAG gactTTGAGAAGCCCCAGGAGGATCTCATCAGGCATCATACTAGTATCAGTGAGCTGAAGAGGAACTTCATGGCATCTGTCCCAGAGTCCCGGGGGCCCAGCGAATGGGACAAGCGCCTGTCCACTCACTCCCCCTTCCGCAGCCTGGGCATCAACGGACAGCCTTTACCTGATGCCGACGGG AGTGTGTGTATTACTCCTATAAGGGAAGAGCTGGACACTAAGGCAGCGCTACAACAGGACGAGTCCAGCAACACT CCCCCTCTGGTGCAGACCCAGACAGTCACCATCACAGACGTGTCCAACTCCCTCCCTACTGACGTCTCCACTAAGGATGTCCCTATCGTTCAGACCCAGACTATCAGCTACGAGTCTGCAGAG GTGTCAGTTGATGGGACAGATGGGGGGAAAGAGGCCACAGCACTGAGCAGCATTCAGTCCATTACCTCAGAGAGCAGCAGGGAAACCAGTGGCacctccatcactaccaccaccactcacaTCTCCAAG GTGGTGAAAGGAGGAGCGTCAGAGACCAGAGTGGAGAAGAGGATCGTCATCACTGCCGACTCAGAGGATGACCAG GGAAGCGACGGCGGAGCAACAGCAATGTGA